A genomic segment from Oryctolagus cuniculus chromosome 14, mOryCun1.1, whole genome shotgun sequence encodes:
- the PRKAA1 gene encoding 5'-AMP-activated protein kinase catalytic subunit alpha-1 isoform X1, with translation MATAEKQKHDGRVKIGHYILGDTLGVGTFGKVKVGKHELTGHKVAVKILNRQKIRSLDVVGKIRREIQNLKLFRHPHIIKLYQVISTPSDIFMVMEYVSGGELFDYICKNGRKSDVPGVVTGFMKELDEKESRRLFQQILSGVDYCHRHMVVHRDLKPENVLLDAHMNAKIADFGLSNMMSDGEFLRTSCGSPNYAAPEVISGRLYAGPEVDIWSSGVILYALLCGTLPFDDDHVPTLFKKICDGIFYTPQYLNSSVISLLKHMLQVDPMKRATIKDIREHEWFKQDLPKYLFPEDPSYSSTMIDDEALKEVCEKFECSEEEVLSCLYNRNHQDPLAVAYHLIIDNRRIMNEAKDFYLATSPPDSFLDDHHLTRPHPERVPFLVAETPRARHTLDELNPQKSKHQGVRKAKWHLGIRSQSRPNDIMAEVCRAIKQLDYEWKVVNPYYLRVRRKNPVTSTYSKMSLQLYQVDSRTYLLDFRSIDDEITEAKSGTATPQRSGSISNYRPCQRNDSDAEAQGKSSEVSLTSSVTSLDSSTVDLTPRPGSHTIEFFEMCANLIKILAQ, from the exons ATGGCGACAGCCGAGAAGCAGAAACACGACGGGCGGGTGAAGATCGGCCACTACATCCTGGGGGACACGCTGGGGGTCGGCACCTTCGGCAAAGTGAAGG TTGGCAAACATGAATTGACTGGGCATAAAGTTGCCGTGAAGATACTCAATCGACAGAAAATTCGAAGCCTGGATGTGGTAGGAAAAATCCGCAGAGAAATTCAGAACCTCAAGCTTTTCAGGCATCCTCATATAATTAAATT GTACCAGGTCATCAGTACACCATCTGATATTTTCATGGTGATGGAATATGTCTCAGGAGGAGAGCTATTTGATTATATCTGTAAAAATGGAAGG AAATCTGATGTACCTGGAGTAGTAACAGGCTTCATGAAGGAG cTGGATGAGAAAGAAAGTCGACGTTTGTTTCAACAAATCCTTTCTGGGGTGGATTATTGTCACAGGCATATGGTGGTCCATAGAGATTTGAAACCTGAAAATGTCCTGCTTGATGCACACATGAATGCAAAGATAGCTGATTTTG GTCTTTCAAACATGATGTCAGATGGTGAATTTTTAAGAACAAGTTGTGGCTCACCCAACTATGCTGCACCAGAAGTAATTTCTGGAAG ATTGTATGCAGGCCCAGAAGTAGACATATGGAGCAGTGGTGTTATTCTCTATGCTTTATTATGTGGAACTCTTCCATTTGATGATGATCATGTGCCAACTCTTTTTAAGAAGATATGTGATGGGATCTTTTATACTCCTCAGTATTTAAATTCTTCGGTGATTAGCCTTCTGAAACACATGCTGCAGGTGGATCCCATGAAGAGGGCCACCATCAAAGATATCAG GGAACATGAATGGTTTAAACAAGACCTTCCAAAATATCTCTTTCCTGAGGATCCGTCATATAGTTCAACCATGATTGATGATGAAGCCTTAAAAGAAGTCTGTGAAAAGTTTGAATGCTCAGAAGAAGAGGTTCTCAGCTGCCTTTATAACAGAAATCATCAGGACCCGCTGGCAGTTGCGTACCACCTCATAATAGATAACAGGAGAATAATGAATGAAGCCAAAGATTTCTACTTGGCAACAAGCCCACCTGATTCTTTTCTTGATGATCATCATTTAACTCGGCCCCATCCTGAAAGAGTACCATTTTTGGTTGCTGAAACACCAAGGGCACGCCATACCCTTGATGAATTAAATCCACAGAAATCCAAACACCAAGGTGTAAGGAAAGCAAAATGGCATTTGGGAATTAGAAGTCAAAGTCGACCAAATGATATCATGGCAGAAGTATGTAGAGCAATTAAACAATTAGATTATGAATGGaag GTTGTTAACCCCTATTATTTGCGTGTACGAAGAAAGAATCCTGTGACTAGCACATATTCCAAAATGAGTCTACAGTTATACCAAGTGGATAGTAGAACTTACTTACTGGATTTCCGTAGTATTGATG atGAAATTACAGAAGCCAAATCAGGGACAGCTACTCCACAGAGATCGGGATCAATTAGCAACTATCGACCTTGCCAACGGAATGATTCAGATGCCGAGGCTCAAGGAAAATCCTCAGAAGTTTCTCTTACCTCATCTGTGACCTCACTTGACTCTTCTACTGTTGACTTAACTCCAAGACCTGGGAGTCACACAATAGAGTTTTTTGAGATGTGTGCAAATCTAATCAAAATACTTGCACAGTGA
- the PRKAA1 gene encoding 5'-AMP-activated protein kinase catalytic subunit alpha-1 isoform X4, with product MLQVDPMKRATIKDIREHEWFKQDLPKYLFPEDPSYSSTMIDDEALKEVCEKFECSEEEVLSCLYNRNHQDPLAVAYHLIIDNRRIMNEAKDFYLATSPPDSFLDDHHLTRPHPERVPFLVAETPRARHTLDELNPQKSKHQGVRKAKWHLGIRSQSRPNDIMAEVCRAIKQLDYEWKVVNPYYLRVRRKNPVTSTYSKMSLQLYQVDSRTYLLDFRSIDDEITEAKSGTATPQRSGSISNYRPCQRNDSDAEAQGKSSEVSLTSSVTSLDSSTVDLTPRPGSHTIEFFEMCANLIKILAQ from the exons ATGCTGCAGGTGGATCCCATGAAGAGGGCCACCATCAAAGATATCAG GGAACATGAATGGTTTAAACAAGACCTTCCAAAATATCTCTTTCCTGAGGATCCGTCATATAGTTCAACCATGATTGATGATGAAGCCTTAAAAGAAGTCTGTGAAAAGTTTGAATGCTCAGAAGAAGAGGTTCTCAGCTGCCTTTATAACAGAAATCATCAGGACCCGCTGGCAGTTGCGTACCACCTCATAATAGATAACAGGAGAATAATGAATGAAGCCAAAGATTTCTACTTGGCAACAAGCCCACCTGATTCTTTTCTTGATGATCATCATTTAACTCGGCCCCATCCTGAAAGAGTACCATTTTTGGTTGCTGAAACACCAAGGGCACGCCATACCCTTGATGAATTAAATCCACAGAAATCCAAACACCAAGGTGTAAGGAAAGCAAAATGGCATTTGGGAATTAGAAGTCAAAGTCGACCAAATGATATCATGGCAGAAGTATGTAGAGCAATTAAACAATTAGATTATGAATGGaag GTTGTTAACCCCTATTATTTGCGTGTACGAAGAAAGAATCCTGTGACTAGCACATATTCCAAAATGAGTCTACAGTTATACCAAGTGGATAGTAGAACTTACTTACTGGATTTCCGTAGTATTGATG atGAAATTACAGAAGCCAAATCAGGGACAGCTACTCCACAGAGATCGGGATCAATTAGCAACTATCGACCTTGCCAACGGAATGATTCAGATGCCGAGGCTCAAGGAAAATCCTCAGAAGTTTCTCTTACCTCATCTGTGACCTCACTTGACTCTTCTACTGTTGACTTAACTCCAAGACCTGGGAGTCACACAATAGAGTTTTTTGAGATGTGTGCAAATCTAATCAAAATACTTGCACAGTGA
- the PRKAA1 gene encoding 5'-AMP-activated protein kinase catalytic subunit alpha-1 isoform X2 codes for MATAEKQKHDGRVKIGHYILGDTLGVGTFGKVKVGKHELTGHKVAVKILNRQKIRSLDVVGKIRREIQNLKLFRHPHIIKLYQVISTPSDIFMVMEYVSGGELFDYICKNGRLDEKESRRLFQQILSGVDYCHRHMVVHRDLKPENVLLDAHMNAKIADFGLSNMMSDGEFLRTSCGSPNYAAPEVISGRLYAGPEVDIWSSGVILYALLCGTLPFDDDHVPTLFKKICDGIFYTPQYLNSSVISLLKHMLQVDPMKRATIKDIREHEWFKQDLPKYLFPEDPSYSSTMIDDEALKEVCEKFECSEEEVLSCLYNRNHQDPLAVAYHLIIDNRRIMNEAKDFYLATSPPDSFLDDHHLTRPHPERVPFLVAETPRARHTLDELNPQKSKHQGVRKAKWHLGIRSQSRPNDIMAEVCRAIKQLDYEWKVVNPYYLRVRRKNPVTSTYSKMSLQLYQVDSRTYLLDFRSIDDEITEAKSGTATPQRSGSISNYRPCQRNDSDAEAQGKSSEVSLTSSVTSLDSSTVDLTPRPGSHTIEFFEMCANLIKILAQ; via the exons ATGGCGACAGCCGAGAAGCAGAAACACGACGGGCGGGTGAAGATCGGCCACTACATCCTGGGGGACACGCTGGGGGTCGGCACCTTCGGCAAAGTGAAGG TTGGCAAACATGAATTGACTGGGCATAAAGTTGCCGTGAAGATACTCAATCGACAGAAAATTCGAAGCCTGGATGTGGTAGGAAAAATCCGCAGAGAAATTCAGAACCTCAAGCTTTTCAGGCATCCTCATATAATTAAATT GTACCAGGTCATCAGTACACCATCTGATATTTTCATGGTGATGGAATATGTCTCAGGAGGAGAGCTATTTGATTATATCTGTAAAAATGGAAGG cTGGATGAGAAAGAAAGTCGACGTTTGTTTCAACAAATCCTTTCTGGGGTGGATTATTGTCACAGGCATATGGTGGTCCATAGAGATTTGAAACCTGAAAATGTCCTGCTTGATGCACACATGAATGCAAAGATAGCTGATTTTG GTCTTTCAAACATGATGTCAGATGGTGAATTTTTAAGAACAAGTTGTGGCTCACCCAACTATGCTGCACCAGAAGTAATTTCTGGAAG ATTGTATGCAGGCCCAGAAGTAGACATATGGAGCAGTGGTGTTATTCTCTATGCTTTATTATGTGGAACTCTTCCATTTGATGATGATCATGTGCCAACTCTTTTTAAGAAGATATGTGATGGGATCTTTTATACTCCTCAGTATTTAAATTCTTCGGTGATTAGCCTTCTGAAACACATGCTGCAGGTGGATCCCATGAAGAGGGCCACCATCAAAGATATCAG GGAACATGAATGGTTTAAACAAGACCTTCCAAAATATCTCTTTCCTGAGGATCCGTCATATAGTTCAACCATGATTGATGATGAAGCCTTAAAAGAAGTCTGTGAAAAGTTTGAATGCTCAGAAGAAGAGGTTCTCAGCTGCCTTTATAACAGAAATCATCAGGACCCGCTGGCAGTTGCGTACCACCTCATAATAGATAACAGGAGAATAATGAATGAAGCCAAAGATTTCTACTTGGCAACAAGCCCACCTGATTCTTTTCTTGATGATCATCATTTAACTCGGCCCCATCCTGAAAGAGTACCATTTTTGGTTGCTGAAACACCAAGGGCACGCCATACCCTTGATGAATTAAATCCACAGAAATCCAAACACCAAGGTGTAAGGAAAGCAAAATGGCATTTGGGAATTAGAAGTCAAAGTCGACCAAATGATATCATGGCAGAAGTATGTAGAGCAATTAAACAATTAGATTATGAATGGaag GTTGTTAACCCCTATTATTTGCGTGTACGAAGAAAGAATCCTGTGACTAGCACATATTCCAAAATGAGTCTACAGTTATACCAAGTGGATAGTAGAACTTACTTACTGGATTTCCGTAGTATTGATG atGAAATTACAGAAGCCAAATCAGGGACAGCTACTCCACAGAGATCGGGATCAATTAGCAACTATCGACCTTGCCAACGGAATGATTCAGATGCCGAGGCTCAAGGAAAATCCTCAGAAGTTTCTCTTACCTCATCTGTGACCTCACTTGACTCTTCTACTGTTGACTTAACTCCAAGACCTGGGAGTCACACAATAGAGTTTTTTGAGATGTGTGCAAATCTAATCAAAATACTTGCACAGTGA
- the PRKAA1 gene encoding 5'-AMP-activated protein kinase catalytic subunit alpha-1 isoform X3, whose protein sequence is MVVHRDLKPENVLLDAHMNAKIADFGLSNMMSDGEFLRTSCGSPNYAAPEVISGRLYAGPEVDIWSSGVILYALLCGTLPFDDDHVPTLFKKICDGIFYTPQYLNSSVISLLKHMLQVDPMKRATIKDIREHEWFKQDLPKYLFPEDPSYSSTMIDDEALKEVCEKFECSEEEVLSCLYNRNHQDPLAVAYHLIIDNRRIMNEAKDFYLATSPPDSFLDDHHLTRPHPERVPFLVAETPRARHTLDELNPQKSKHQGVRKAKWHLGIRSQSRPNDIMAEVCRAIKQLDYEWKVVNPYYLRVRRKNPVTSTYSKMSLQLYQVDSRTYLLDFRSIDDEITEAKSGTATPQRSGSISNYRPCQRNDSDAEAQGKSSEVSLTSSVTSLDSSTVDLTPRPGSHTIEFFEMCANLIKILAQ, encoded by the exons ATGGTGGTCCATAGAGATTTGAAACCTGAAAATGTCCTGCTTGATGCACACATGAATGCAAAGATAGCTGATTTTG GTCTTTCAAACATGATGTCAGATGGTGAATTTTTAAGAACAAGTTGTGGCTCACCCAACTATGCTGCACCAGAAGTAATTTCTGGAAG ATTGTATGCAGGCCCAGAAGTAGACATATGGAGCAGTGGTGTTATTCTCTATGCTTTATTATGTGGAACTCTTCCATTTGATGATGATCATGTGCCAACTCTTTTTAAGAAGATATGTGATGGGATCTTTTATACTCCTCAGTATTTAAATTCTTCGGTGATTAGCCTTCTGAAACACATGCTGCAGGTGGATCCCATGAAGAGGGCCACCATCAAAGATATCAG GGAACATGAATGGTTTAAACAAGACCTTCCAAAATATCTCTTTCCTGAGGATCCGTCATATAGTTCAACCATGATTGATGATGAAGCCTTAAAAGAAGTCTGTGAAAAGTTTGAATGCTCAGAAGAAGAGGTTCTCAGCTGCCTTTATAACAGAAATCATCAGGACCCGCTGGCAGTTGCGTACCACCTCATAATAGATAACAGGAGAATAATGAATGAAGCCAAAGATTTCTACTTGGCAACAAGCCCACCTGATTCTTTTCTTGATGATCATCATTTAACTCGGCCCCATCCTGAAAGAGTACCATTTTTGGTTGCTGAAACACCAAGGGCACGCCATACCCTTGATGAATTAAATCCACAGAAATCCAAACACCAAGGTGTAAGGAAAGCAAAATGGCATTTGGGAATTAGAAGTCAAAGTCGACCAAATGATATCATGGCAGAAGTATGTAGAGCAATTAAACAATTAGATTATGAATGGaag GTTGTTAACCCCTATTATTTGCGTGTACGAAGAAAGAATCCTGTGACTAGCACATATTCCAAAATGAGTCTACAGTTATACCAAGTGGATAGTAGAACTTACTTACTGGATTTCCGTAGTATTGATG atGAAATTACAGAAGCCAAATCAGGGACAGCTACTCCACAGAGATCGGGATCAATTAGCAACTATCGACCTTGCCAACGGAATGATTCAGATGCCGAGGCTCAAGGAAAATCCTCAGAAGTTTCTCTTACCTCATCTGTGACCTCACTTGACTCTTCTACTGTTGACTTAACTCCAAGACCTGGGAGTCACACAATAGAGTTTTTTGAGATGTGTGCAAATCTAATCAAAATACTTGCACAGTGA